In the Ferribacterium limneticum genome, ATCAGATCACCGATAGCTACCGTCGTTTCCTTGAGCATACGTTCCGTGAAGCCTTCAAATTGCAGGGAACGCCATTGCGCATCCAGTTCGTCTCAGCAAAGAACCCATTTGCCGACAAAGACAAGAAATAATCTGCAAATTTTTTCGCATCACCCCCCAAATTTGGGTACATTAGGACCCTCATAACAACTACCACCATGGAGTCCACACCATGAGCAACAAAGGGCAACTTTTACAAGACCCCTTCCTCAACGCTCTTCGTCGCGAGCATGTTCCCGTCTCTATTTACCTGGTAAACGGGATCAAATTGCAGGGCCAGGTTGAATCGTTCGACCAGTACGTCGTTTTACTAAAAAATACGGTTACCCAGATGGTGTACAAGCACGCTATCTCGACCGTGGTTCCGGCCCGTCCGGTCAACCTTCAGCAGGAACAGGCGGCGGAATAATCGCCTACTGTCCACAGGCCCGCCCAATCGGCGGGCTGACTTCCCAACACTTCAGGAATCGCCCATGATTGAACGACCCGCCGCCGGTGAACGCGCGGTGATCGTTCAGATTGACTTCGGCCAGCTTGATCTTGAAGATCAGCTGGAAGAGGTCAGGTTGCTGGCTGAATCAGCGGGGGGGCTGGTCGTGGCAGAAGTCGGCGGTCGCCGACAGAGTCCCGATCCAAAAACCTACGCCGGTAAAGGCAAGGTCGATGAAATTGCAGCGATGATTGCTGCTGCCGAGGCGGACTTGGTGATTTTCAATCATGAACTCTCGCCGGCGCAGCAGCGTAATCTGGAACGGGCATTGCAATGTCGGGTGATCGACCGTACCAGTCTGATTCTTGATATTTTTGCCTTGCGCGCGTCCAGTGCAGAAGGCAAGTTGCAGGTCGAACTGGCTCAACTCGAACATCTTTCGACCCGACTGGTTCGTGGCTGGACTCACCTGGAACGGCAACGCGGCGGTATCGGTATGCGTGGTCCCGGTGAAAAGCAGCTGGAAACCGATCGGCGTTTGCTGGGCAATCGCGTCAAATTGCTGAAGGAGAGGCTGGCTAAACTTTCCAGGCAACGCGGTGTTCAGCGCAAGGCTAGGATGCGTGGCGATGTTCTCAGTGTTTCGATGGTTGGCTATACCAATGCCGGCAAGTCGACCTTGTTCAATGCGCTGACCCATGCTGGCGTTTATGCTGCCAATCAGTTGTTTGCAACGCTCGATACCACTTCACGAAAGTTGTGGATCGAAGGCGCCGGTAATATTGTGATTTCCGATACCGTGGGGTTCATACGGAATCTGCCGCATTCGCTGGTTGATGCGTTTCACGCGACGCTGGAAGCGGCGACCGATGCTGATATTCTTTTGCACGTGGTTGATAGTGCCAGTCATGCTCGTGAAGAGCAGATGAGCGAGGTCAACAAGGTGCTTGAGGAAATTGGAGCAGATTGTGTCAGGCAGGTTATCGCCTGGAACAAGATCGATCTCACCGATGCCTCGCCGGGAGTTGAGCGGGACGAGTATGGTAATATCGCGCGCGTTCGCGTCAGTGCGCGTTCTGGAGACGGCCTCGATTTGCTGCGTGAATCGTTGGCCGAATATGCCCGAGCCAAGGCCCAGGCCCGTAAAAAGGCGTTGGCTGAGGCCGAACAAGAAGCACAACACGACTATATAAACTGAATCCCCGACACCCATGATTCCGACCCTAGGTATTTTCATGTCGCTCAACGACCCGCAGTGGGGCAACCGTGGCAGCAACGACGGTGACAAGTCCAACGGCAACGGTCCGCGCCGCCCCAACGATGGCCCGCCGGATCTCGAAGAGCTTTGGCGTGACTTCAATCGCAAATTGTCCGGCATGTTCGGTAATAAAGGCGGTGGAGGCGGCAATGGCGGTGGCGATGGCCCACGCATGCCGAACATCGATTTCAACCCGAAATTTCTGGGGGGTGGCCTGGGGCTTTTGGTCGGTCTGGCGGCCATCGTCTGGCTGGCATCGGGCTTCTATATTGTGGACGCCTCGCAGCGTGGCCTTGTGCTGCAGTTTGGCAGTTACAAGGAGTCGACCGAACCGGGCCTGCGCTGGCGTTTTCCGTACCCCTTCCAGTCGCATGAACTGGTGAATCTGTCCGGGGTGCGTACCCTCGAAATAGGCTATCGTGGAACAGAACGGAACAAGGTGCTGAAAGAGGCGCTGATGCTGACGGATGACGAAAATATCGTAAATATCCAGTTTGCCGTTCAGTACATCTTGAAAGATCCGGTCGAGTATCTCTTCAACAATCGTTCTACGGATGAGGCAGTGATGGGCGCTGCCGAGTCGGCGGTTCGAGAGATTGTTGGCAAGAGCGCGATGAACTTCGTGCTTTATGAAGGCCGTGAGCAGATCGCGACTCAGGCTGCCAAGTTGATGCAGGACATTCTTGATCGTTACAAGAGCGGCATTCTGGTTTCCAAGGTAACCATGCAGAATGCCCAGCCGCCCGAGCAGGTTCAGTCTGCGTTTGACGATGCCGTCAAGGCAGGCCAGGATCGTGAGCGCCAGAAAAACGAAGGCCAGGCCTACGCTAATGACGTGATCCCGAAGGCCAAAGGTACGGCGGCTCGTTTGCTGGAGGAGGCCAACGGCCACAAGCAACGTGTTATTTCGACGGCGGAAGGTGATGCTTCGCGCTTCAGGCAGGTTCAGGTCGAATATGCCAAGGCTCCGGAGGTCACCCGTCAGCGCCTGTATCTGGAAACCATGCAGCAGGTTTATGCGAATACCAGCAAGGTTCTGGTCGATGCCAAGGGGCAGGGCAATCTGCTCTACCTGCCGCTCGACAAGCTGATGCAGTCTGCTGCGGGAATGTCCGCAGCGCAGGTCGGCCCGGTTGAAACGCAGGGAGCTACCGGCACAGTAAAACCGTCGTCACAGGTTTCGTCCGAAGTGCCGCCGCAACTGGAGCGTACACCGCAGGTTGGTGGTGGATCTTATTCTGGAAGTTCGCGCGAAGGTTCGTTGCGCTCGCGTGATCGGGAGGGACGTTGATGAGTCCGCGTAGCAATTTGATCGGTGCAATTGTCGCCACCCTGCTGGTGGTCCTTGCAATGTCCATATTTACTGTCGATCAGCGCCAGTACGCGCTGGTTTTCCAACTGGGTGAAGTCAAGCGGGTGATCACCGAGCCGGGGCTGAATTTTAAGATTCCGCTGGTCCAGAATGTGCGCTATTTCGAAAAGCGCATCATCACGCTCGACAATAATGAACCGGAACGTTTCATTACCTCCGAGAAGAAAAACGTTCTCGTCGACTCTTACATCAAGTGGCGGATCATCGATCCTAATCTCTACTACATTTCGGTGAGTGGCGATGAAGTTCGCGCCAAGACGCGCCTCAATCAGACGGTTAACGCCGGCCTGCGCGAGGAGTTCGGCAAGCGGACCGTGCATGACGTGGTGTCCGGTGAGCGCGACAAGATCATGGAGCAGATGCGCCAAAAGGCCGACACCGATGCGCGCAAGATTGGCGTGCAGATTGTCGATGTTCGCCTGAAGCGCGTCGAGCTACCGACTGAGGTCAGTGAAGCCGTCTATCGTCGTATGGAGGCTGAGCGCAAGCGCGTCGCCAACGAACTACGTTCCGAAGGCTCTGCCGAGGCTGAGAAAATCCGGGCCGATGCCGATCGCCAGCGCGAAATCATCATCGCCGATGCTTATCGCGACGCCCAGAAGATCAAGGGTGAAGGCGATGCCAAGGCTTCGGCAACCTATGCCAGTGCGTTCAGCGCAAATCCGGAGTTCTATGCCTTCTATCGCAGTCTTGAAGCGTACCGTGGCAGTTTCAAGAACAAGAACGATGTGATGGTTATCGAGCCGAGTTCAGACTTCTTCAAATACATGAAGAGCGTCGGGCGCGGTAACGACAAGGGCAAATGACATCGACCATTCTGCTGGCCTTCGCGCTGATGCTGGTGCTCGAAGGCCTTATGCCTTTTATCGCCCCGGCGGCCTGGCGTGAAACCTTTCGCCGCCTCACTCAATTTTCGGATGGGCAGATTCGCTTTGTCGGCCTGACGTCGATGCTGATCGGCTTGATCCTACTGATACTTTTCTCATGAACTGGTTGTTACCTGAATATCTGGCCGATGCGCTGCCCGCCGAGGCAGCACGCATCGAACGCCTGCGCCGCGCCGTTCTTGATCATTTTCGCAGCCAAGGCTTCGAGTTGGTCATGCCGCCTATGCTCGAATATCTGGAGTCGTTGCTGACCGGTGCAGGGCAGGACCTGAAACTGCGCACCTTCAAACTGGTCGATCAGCTTTCCGGTCGGACCATGGGGGTGCGGGCCGACATCACGCCGCAGGCTGCTCGTATCGATGCCCATCTGCTCAACCATCAAGGTGTAACCCGTCTCTGCTACTGCGGCAGCGTCCTGCATACCTTGCCGGCAACGATATCTGCCGGTCGCGAGCCGCTACAGATTGGCGCTGAACTCTACGGCTATGCCGGAATTGCCGCCGACCTTGACGTCATTCGTCTGATGGCCGGAGCTTTCGGGCAGGTCAAATTGCCGATCAGTCGCATTGATCTCGGGCATGTCGGCATCTTCCGCGCGCTGGCCGAAGCGGCCGGTTTGCCGCAGGAGGCCGAAGACAACGTATTGAGCCTGTTGCAGGCCAAGGACGTACCGGGCCTGATCGAAGCTTGTGCCGATGTACCGTCACCTTATCGCGAAGCGCTGCAGCGTTTGCCGCAACTTTATGGCGGCGTCGAAGTGCTGGAGCGTGCTGCCACAGAATTGCCGCAACTGCCAGCCATCACTGCTGCGCTGGAAGGCTTGCGCCACCTGTTGGCCAGCGCCCCCGAGTTGCCATTTTCGATCGACCTTTCCGATCTGCGCGGCTACCACTATCACAACGGCGTGGTATTTGCGGCCTACTGCGACGGCTACCCCGCAGCGATTGCGCTTGGTGGCCGCTACGATGGTGCGGGCAAGGCGTTCGGTCGGGCCCGTCCGGCTACCGGCTTCTCGATGGATTTGCGAGAAGTAGCGCGTCTGGCGCCGGCAGGCAAGTCGAATGGTGCGATTCTGGCCCCACATGCCGGACCGGACAAGCGCCTAGCAGTGCATATTGCTGCGTTGCGCGAACAGGGTGAGATTGTCGTTGAACTTCTGCCTGGCGAGACCGCCTGCGAAGGTCCGCTCTGCGATCGCAAGTTGGCGCTGGTCGGCGAACACTGGATTATTGAAGCAATACAAGAGGATTAAAAAATGGCCAAGAATGTCATCGTGGTGGGCACCCAGTGGGGCGACGAAGGTAAGGGCAAGATCGTCGACTGGCTGACCGATCACGCCAAAGGCGTGGTTCGTTTCCAGGGCGGCCATAACGCCGGCCATACGCTGGTCGTCGGTGAAAATGTCTACAAGCTGAATCTGGTGCCCTCCGGCATCGTGCGTGATGGTGTCGAGTGCTATATCGGCAACGGTGTCGTGCTCGATATCCATCACCTGATTTCTGAAATTGCCGAACTGGAGAAGGGCGGTATCGATGTCCGTTCCCGCCTGAAAATCAGCCCGGGATGCCCGCTCATCCTGCCTTATCACTCGGCCATCGACAAGGCGCGCGAGGCGGCCAAAGCCGGCGACAAGAAAATTGGCACGACCGGCAAGGGTATTGGTCCGACCTACGAGGACAAGGTTTCCCGCCGCGGTCTGCGCGTCTATGATCTGTTCCACCCGGAGCGCTTTGCCGAAAAGCTGAAGGAAGTTCTCGAATATCACAACTTCGTGCTGACCCAGTATTTCAAGGCTGAGGCCGTCGATTTCCAGACGGTCTACGATCAGGCGATGGCCGATGCCGAAGTGATCCGTCCAATGGTCGTCGATGTGTCAGCTGCGCTGTATGACGCCAACAAAGCTGGCCACAACATGCTGTTCGAGGGTGCCCAGGGAACGTTGCTCGACATCGACCACGGCACCTACCCGTTTGTGACCTCATCCAACTGCGTGGCTGGTCAGGCCGCTGCTGGCGCCGGTATCGGCCCGGGAATGCTTCACTACGTTCTGGGAATTACCAAGGCCTACTGTACGCGCGTGGGTGGCGGACCGTTCCCGAGCGAACTGGATATCGATACCGAAGGTACGCCAGGTCACCAGATGTTCAGCGTTGGCAAGGAATTTGGCACCGTTACTGGTCGCAAGCGCCGCTGTGGCTGGTTCGATGCAGCTTTGCTGCGCCGCTCCGCCCGTATCAACGGCCTGACCGGTTTGTGCATCACCAAGCTCGATGTTCTGGACGGTTTGAAGGAAATCAAGATCTGCACAGGCTACCAGCTTGGTGACAAGATCGTTGATCTGCTGCCGATCGGCGCTGATGATGTTGCACGTTGTGTGCCTATCTATGAAACCATGCCGGGCTGGGAGGGGACAACCTTCCGCGTCAAGCGCTGGGAGGATCTCCCGGTAGCGGCGCAAGCCTACCTGAATCGCCTGGAGCAACTGTGTGAAGTGCCGATCGCCATCGTGTCGACCGGTCCGGAGCGCGATGAGACCATTCTCAAGCAGCATCCCTTCAATTAATCCGCAGCGACGCAGGTAAGAAAAGAGAACGGGCCCAATGGGCCCGTTCTCCATTTCAGCGTGCAGGTACGGCCTGCCAGCCTTCCGGGCAGGCATTGGTGTACGGATAGTACTGGCCGGAAGATCCGCAGTAATACCAGGTGCCGTAGCCAGGTTGTGGCATTGGGCGGGGCGGGGGGCTATAGACAGGGGCTGGGGCGTAGTAACTCTGCGAAGCGACAGCGGCGCCAACGGCCAAGCCGGTGATGGCCAGCACAGCTGCCGGGCCAACCCAGCCGGAACCACCGCGGTGATGCTGATGCCCGCGGTGATGGTGGCCGCCATGGCGGCCCCAGTCAGCCTGGGCCGAAGTGGTGGTGCTCAGGGCCAGGAGTGCGGCGATGCAGAGGGCGGAAAACTTTTTCATGGTTCGACTCGTGTTTGTCGTTTGGACAAGCCGAATAACGCATTGCCCTGCGCAAGCGATTACCTGTGGTGTGTACGCAAGTGTTAGCAATTGTTGCAGCGGGCTAGCCGTGGGCTGCCTGAAAGGCAGGTGCAGCGTTTGGCAGATGGCTATCTTGAGCGGCAGACAAATCTGGCTGTAGAAATGAAAAAAGGCCTTGTTTGAACAAGGCCTTCTATCAAAATCGCTGGTGCCCAGGAAGGGACTCGAACCCCCACGGAGTTACCCGCTAGTACCTGAAACTAGTGCGTCTACCAATTCCGCCACCTGGGCACAGGTGCGAAGAGCGCGCATTTTACATGAATTCCGGCAGCTGTAAATAGTTTTTGTGCCGAGATTACATTCGGGCTTTTTCTTGGCGCTGTGAGACAATTCGCGCAGTCGTTCGGCGGATGCCGAAAAGAAAAAAGGCTTCGATTGCTCGAAGCCTCTGATCCGAATCTTTGGTGCCCAGAAAGGGACTCGAACCCCCACGGAGTTACCCGCTAGTACCTGAAACTAGTGCGTCTACCAATTCCGCCACCTGGGCACAGGTGCGAAGAGTGCGAATTTTAGAGGAAATAAAGTAAATGTCAAGAAAGAAGCTGTCCAAAATCCGACGAGCCGACCCCTTTTTCGAGCGTGAATTAGCCCGCTACGAATTCCCTTTGCCGTCACGTGAATATGTATCGCAGGTGCTGACTGATGAGGGGCGGCCGCTTGAGTTTGCCGAGTTGATTGAATTGCTCGATATCACCAGCAGTGAACGCGAGATGTTCCAGCGCCGGCTTGGCGCCATGGAGCGTGAAGGTCAGTTGTTACGCAACCGCAAAGGGGCCTACATCCTGCCCGAGCGGGCCAGTCTGACGCCGGGACGGGTACAGGGACATCCGGATGGTTAC is a window encoding:
- the hfq gene encoding RNA chaperone Hfq, yielding MSNKGQLLQDPFLNALRREHVPVSIYLVNGIKLQGQVESFDQYVVLLKNTVTQMVYKHAISTVVPARPVNLQQEQAAE
- the hflX gene encoding GTPase HflX, whose amino-acid sequence is MIERPAAGERAVIVQIDFGQLDLEDQLEEVRLLAESAGGLVVAEVGGRRQSPDPKTYAGKGKVDEIAAMIAAAEADLVIFNHELSPAQQRNLERALQCRVIDRTSLILDIFALRASSAEGKLQVELAQLEHLSTRLVRGWTHLERQRGGIGMRGPGEKQLETDRRLLGNRVKLLKERLAKLSRQRGVQRKARMRGDVLSVSMVGYTNAGKSTLFNALTHAGVYAANQLFATLDTTSRKLWIEGAGNIVISDTVGFIRNLPHSLVDAFHATLEAATDADILLHVVDSASHAREEQMSEVNKVLEEIGADCVRQVIAWNKIDLTDASPGVERDEYGNIARVRVSARSGDGLDLLRESLAEYARAKAQARKKALAEAEQEAQHDYIN
- the hflK gene encoding FtsH protease activity modulator HflK → MSLNDPQWGNRGSNDGDKSNGNGPRRPNDGPPDLEELWRDFNRKLSGMFGNKGGGGGNGGGDGPRMPNIDFNPKFLGGGLGLLVGLAAIVWLASGFYIVDASQRGLVLQFGSYKESTEPGLRWRFPYPFQSHELVNLSGVRTLEIGYRGTERNKVLKEALMLTDDENIVNIQFAVQYILKDPVEYLFNNRSTDEAVMGAAESAVREIVGKSAMNFVLYEGREQIATQAAKLMQDILDRYKSGILVSKVTMQNAQPPEQVQSAFDDAVKAGQDRERQKNEGQAYANDVIPKAKGTAARLLEEANGHKQRVISTAEGDASRFRQVQVEYAKAPEVTRQRLYLETMQQVYANTSKVLVDAKGQGNLLYLPLDKLMQSAAGMSAAQVGPVETQGATGTVKPSSQVSSEVPPQLERTPQVGGGSYSGSSREGSLRSRDREGR
- the hflC gene encoding protease modulator HflC, which translates into the protein MSPRSNLIGAIVATLLVVLAMSIFTVDQRQYALVFQLGEVKRVITEPGLNFKIPLVQNVRYFEKRIITLDNNEPERFITSEKKNVLVDSYIKWRIIDPNLYYISVSGDEVRAKTRLNQTVNAGLREEFGKRTVHDVVSGERDKIMEQMRQKADTDARKIGVQIVDVRLKRVELPTEVSEAVYRRMEAERKRVANELRSEGSAEAEKIRADADRQREIIIADAYRDAQKIKGEGDAKASATYASAFSANPEFYAFYRSLEAYRGSFKNKNDVMVIEPSSDFFKYMKSVGRGNDKGK
- a CDS encoding DUF2065 domain-containing protein, which codes for MTSTILLAFALMLVLEGLMPFIAPAAWRETFRRLTQFSDGQIRFVGLTSMLIGLILLILFS
- a CDS encoding ATP phosphoribosyltransferase regulatory subunit, which translates into the protein MNWLLPEYLADALPAEAARIERLRRAVLDHFRSQGFELVMPPMLEYLESLLTGAGQDLKLRTFKLVDQLSGRTMGVRADITPQAARIDAHLLNHQGVTRLCYCGSVLHTLPATISAGREPLQIGAELYGYAGIAADLDVIRLMAGAFGQVKLPISRIDLGHVGIFRALAEAAGLPQEAEDNVLSLLQAKDVPGLIEACADVPSPYREALQRLPQLYGGVEVLERAATELPQLPAITAALEGLRHLLASAPELPFSIDLSDLRGYHYHNGVVFAAYCDGYPAAIALGGRYDGAGKAFGRARPATGFSMDLREVARLAPAGKSNGAILAPHAGPDKRLAVHIAALREQGEIVVELLPGETACEGPLCDRKLALVGEHWIIEAIQED
- a CDS encoding adenylosuccinate synthase; amino-acid sequence: MAKNVIVVGTQWGDEGKGKIVDWLTDHAKGVVRFQGGHNAGHTLVVGENVYKLNLVPSGIVRDGVECYIGNGVVLDIHHLISEIAELEKGGIDVRSRLKISPGCPLILPYHSAIDKAREAAKAGDKKIGTTGKGIGPTYEDKVSRRGLRVYDLFHPERFAEKLKEVLEYHNFVLTQYFKAEAVDFQTVYDQAMADAEVIRPMVVDVSAALYDANKAGHNMLFEGAQGTLLDIDHGTYPFVTSSNCVAGQAAAGAGIGPGMLHYVLGITKAYCTRVGGGPFPSELDIDTEGTPGHQMFSVGKEFGTVTGRKRRCGWFDAALLRRSARINGLTGLCITKLDVLDGLKEIKICTGYQLGDKIVDLLPIGADDVARCVPIYETMPGWEGTTFRVKRWEDLPVAAQAYLNRLEQLCEVPIAIVSTGPERDETILKQHPFN